In one Paramisgurnus dabryanus chromosome 21, PD_genome_1.1, whole genome shotgun sequence genomic region, the following are encoded:
- the tgm2a gene encoding protein-glutamine gamma-glutamyltransferase 2a, with protein MMDEVVEIERIDLLCEVNNTDHHTKLIGVDRLIVRRGQPFTIKLHLRPGSHFQNGTNVNFVAKTGPIPSVDAQTKAEFSLSKFISRSCWSATSETTSENTVSLTICSHPNAPIGVYKLILDQGAGIILGDFVLLFNPWCKRDSVYLSNESERDEYVLSQDGLIYRGTPKRITALPWAFGQFEPGILDISLKILDENPKYISDAALDCSERKSPVYVTRVFSAMINSNDDKGVLVGNWSGDYEDGVKPTAWKDSGSILRQWSNSGFGGVRYGQCWVFAAVACTVSRALGIPCRIVTNFGSAHDSNGDLLMEHFYNEFDENISDDSIWNFHVWVESWMTRSDLPLGYEGWQASDPTPQQISDGVFCCGPAPVRAIKEGELTLHYDVPYVYAEVNADVVEYIKLNDGRVLKMSGSTTEVGKSISTKAVGSDDREDITHSYKYPEGSEEERKVYEKANHHNRLSQTGEEPGLHIKIKVIPDMQIGSDFDVYAELKNNTMVTKTCRVMFYAQAVTYNGKLGETCGLGEFTEMNLASTEGGKVTLRLEYVEYSKAITQDRMIKLMALLIDADTREFYRATKTIILDSPEIIVNILGVPKVGQKLVADLSLQNPLPESLENCVFTIHSANLTDGKPITHEIGRVDPKGFAIAKVEFTPNLPGPRKILIDFDSDKLPNIQTFENLVIYE; from the exons ATGATGGACGAAG TCGTGGAGATCGAACGTATTGATCTGTTGTGTGAGGTGAACAACACAGATCATCACACAAAGCTGATCGGTGTGGACAGATTGATCGTGAGGAGAGGTCAGCCGTTCACCATCAAACTACACCTGCGACCGGGATCTCACTTTCAGAACGGGACCAACGTCAACTTCGTCGCCAAAACAG GTCCAATACCTTCAGTGGATGCACAAACCAAAGCAGAATTTAGCCTTAGTAAATTCATCTCGAGATCATGTTGGAGTGCAACTTCAGAAACAACGTCTGAAAACACAGTGTCTCTGACCATATGCTCGCACCCAAATGCTCCTATTGGAGTCTATAAGCTGATCCTGGATCAGGGAGCAGGAATCATTCTTGGAGATTTTGTGCTGCTTTTTAACCCCTGGTGTAAAA GGGATTCGGTGTACCTGTCAAATGAATCAGAGAGAGATGAATATGTCCTTTCTCAGGATGGCCTGATCTACCGCGGGACACCCAAACGGATCACGGCCCTACCGTGGGCTTTTGGACAG TTCGAGCCGGGCATATTGGACATCAGTCTCAAGATTCTAGATGAAAACCCCAAATATATCAGTGACGCAGCTCTAGACTGTTCTGAGAGAAAGAGTCCTGTGTATGTGACACGAGTGTTCAGTGCAATG ATCAACAGTAATGATGATAAAGGTGTTCTGGTGGGCAACTGGTCAGGTGATTATGAGGATGGAGTAAAGCCGACGGCATGGAAAGACAGCGGCTCTATCCTCCGGCAGTGGAGTAATTCCGGATTTGGTGGCGTGCGGTACGGACAGTGTTGGGTGTTCGCAGCTGTTGCCTGCACAG TGTCCAGGGCTCTGGGAATCCCCTGCAGAATCGTCACAAATTTTGGATCGGCACACGACAGTAACGGTGATCTTTTAATGGAGCATTTCTACAATGAATTTGATGAGAACATTTCTGACGACTCTATATG GAACTTTCACGTGTGGGTCGAGAGCTGGATGACACGATCAGACCTGCCGCTTGGGTACGAAGGTTGGCAGGCGAGTGATCCGACACCTCAGCAAATAAGTGATG GGGTGTTTTGCTGTGGCCCGGCCCCTGTCAGAGCCATAAAAGAGGGTGAGCTCACTTTGCACTATGACGTTCCCTATGTATACGCTGAGGTGAATGCTGATGTTGTGGAGTACATTAAACTAAATGACGGAAGAGTGCTGAAGATGAGTGGATCCACTACAGAGGTGGGCAAGTCTATAAGCACCAAGGCAGTCGGGAGTGATGATCGAGAGGACATCACACACAGCTACAAATATCCAGAGG GTTCTGAAGAAGAGAGAAAGGTTTACGAAAAAGCAAATCACCACAACAGACTTTCTCAGACGGGAGAGGAACCTGGTTTACACATCAAGATCAAAGTGATCCCAGACATGCAGATCGGTTCGGACTTCGACGTCTATGCGGAGCTCAAAAACAACACCATGGTCACCAAGACCTGTCGAGTCATGTTTTACGCCCAGGCTGTGACCTACAATGGCAAACTCGGAGAGACCTGTGGATTGGGCGAGTTTACCGAAATGAATTTAGCATCTACGGAGG gAGGAAAGGTAACTTTACGACTGGAGTATGTGGAGTACAGTAAAGCCATAACTCAAGACAGAATGATCAAACTGATGGCTTTACTCATTGACGCAGACACACGCGAGTTTTACAGAGCGACAAAGACCATCATCCTGGACAGCCCTGAAATAATTGTCAAT ATATTGGGTGTGCCAAAAGTGGGCCAGAAACTTGTGGCAGATTTATCTCTGCAAAATCCACTACCAGAGTCTCTGGAGAACTGCGTGTTCACTATACACAGTGCCAACTTAACTGACGGCAAACCCATCACTCACGA GATTGGAAGAGTTGATCCTAAAGGTTTCGCCATCGCCAAAGTGGAGTTTACACCAAATCTGCCAGGACCAAGAAAAATACTAATAGATTTTGACAGTGACAAACTTCCTAATATTCAGACCTTTGAGAACCTCGTCATCTATGAATAA